A stretch of the Malus sylvestris chromosome 10, drMalSylv7.2, whole genome shotgun sequence genome encodes the following:
- the LOC126585692 gene encoding helicase-like transcription factor CHR28 isoform X1, with protein sequence MLKAEDCSNWGELPAVDGFAGEEFDEDEEMCIDVDTLYRLLDEEPTSCPEDLSLENQLDAEEVSDAQLLSGSQAVKEEPPIETDLMGPGAWNHLYSSEASHSGAGGPDGSFDYKGNHEMNFDYKEMQPSANTGSLGHTYSMSLKDWISLVPSDETCFTERVAVSQPCSMSSSFSEGHANHVLDHRDLNVLQREVDVPGKAESEYALQCLDIENMGLRSRTYFTLGQNTTETLGPSENNSCTSMEICSTLCQNSDVFSDPYTAMCGMSLDNTYFTDVLMHHSPTSYYFPSNEEMMANVKDESGEFPADSSCSTSKMNLNGQEVITGRSVFEPSMIDVLDGKEWNLRYGKCMSAISGNSSFDADSFPVDNKASVEPLSSTQTYMSSKKESIGVKDEKNDEFVAPSSVMCHSFRGMDEAVSRQSSFSADDHFFEKDFKQSGFGISTQNLGNSLDNEEVTIGACKRACLSQDIKHGSSTSPVDGQSVNSNAYSQGAQSFTSCKSQGYMKDIVTHSKSMHPSKVSPESIHSNFSDKSPADDDVDVCIIEHISHPAPSSRSSVVSNTNYAAPMKRSPALGNTVVNSQQLMPSDHYGGVGGMRFKTRDEQLVLRVALQDLSQPKSEAIPPDGLLAVPLLRHQRIALSWMVQKETASLHCSGGILADDQGLGKTISTIALILKERPSYGACQDVKKQKLETLDLDNDNDMHFELGGRKQHADAHEVISNGTPNESIKPLIQAKGRPAAGTLVVCPTSVLRQWAEELQNKVTEKANLSVLVYHGSNRTRDPLELAKHDVVLTTYSIVSMEVPKQPLVDDDDEEKGNRDEYDGPHSSKKRKYPQSSSNKGSKGKKGLESAVLESVARPLAKVAWFRVVLDEAQSIKNHRTQVARACWGLRAKRRWCLSGTPIQNAIDDLYSYFRFLKYDPYAVYKSFISTIKVPISRNPTKGYRKLQAVLKTIMLRRTKGTLLDGEPIVNLPPKSIELKRVEFSKEERDFYSRLEADSRAQFEEYAAAGTVKQNYVNILLMLLRLRQACDHPLLVRRYDSNSLWRSSVEKAKKLPLDKQQSLLNCLEASLAICGICSDPPEDAVVSECGHVFCSQCINEHLTGDDNQCPNTNCKVRLHASSVFSKATLNSSLSDQTNPESIGSEVFDAVETFYEDRSYNSSKIKAALEVLCSMCKPQGCISGNSCLEDRVDRNASCSENSSDISVVEPLEDVPKSQKLDVVVGSKNTKKVVREKAIVFSQWTRMLDLLEACLKTSSIEYRRLDGTMSVTARDKAVKDFNTLPEVTVMIMSLKAASLGLNMVAACHVLLLDLWWNPTTEDQAIDRAHRIGQTRPVTVLRLTVKDTVEDRILALQQKKREMVASAFGEDKTGGGQTRLTVEDLKYLFMM encoded by the exons ATGTTGAAGGCGGAGGACTGCTCGAATTGGGGAGAGTTACCGGCCGTCGATGGATTTGCAGGAGAGGAATTTGACGAAGACGAGGAGATGTGCATAGATGTCGACACGCTCTATCGCCTTCTCGATGAAGAACCCACG AGTTGTCCAGAGGATTTGTCGTTGGAAAATCAATTGGACGCTGAAGAAGTTTCCGATGCTCAGCTCCTAAGTG GATCCCAAGCAGTAAAAGAAGAACCACCAATAGAAACTGATTTAATGGGTCCAGGTGCGTGGAATCATCTGTACAGCTCAGAAGCTTCGCACTCTGGGGCAGGGGGTCCTGATGGCTCTTTTGATTATAAAGGGAACCATGAAATGAATTTTGATTACAAAGAAATGCAACCATCAGCAAACACTGGTTCTCTGGGGCATACATACTCTATGAGTCTTAAAGACTGGATTTCCTTGGTTCCAAGCGATGAGACTTGCTTTACAGAGAGGGTTGCAGTTTCACAGCCATGTAGTATGTCGTCTAGTTTTTCTGAAGGGCATGCCAACCATGTTTTGGACCACAGAGATCTGAATGTCCTGCAGAGGGAAGTTGATGTGCCTGGGAAAGCTGAATCTGAAT ATGCTTTGCAGTGCCTCGATATCGAGAACATGGGCTTACGTTCCAGAACCTATTTCACTTTGGGACAAAATACCACGGAAACCTTAGGGCCATCTGAAAATAATTCCTGCACTTCTATGGAAATATGCTCTACTCTCTGTCAAAATTCTGATGTTTTCAGTGACCCTTATACTGCTATGTGTGGCATGAGCTTAGATAATACATATTTCACTGATGTCTTAATGCATCATAGTCCTACCAGTTATTATTTTCCGAGTAATGAAGAAATGATGGCTAATGTGAAGGATGAATCAGGGGAGTTTCCAGCTGATAGTTCATGCTCAACTAGCAAGATGAATTTAAATGGTCAGGAGGTGATAACTGGTAGATCTGTTTTTGAGCCGTCAATGATTGATGTTTTAGATGGAAAGGAGTGGAATTTGAGATATGGTAAGTGTATGTCAGCAATCAGTGGAAATTCTTCATTCGATGCTGACTCTTTTCCTGTTGACAATAAGGCATCAGTTGAGCCTTTGAGTTCTACTCAGACATACATGTCAAGCAAAAAGGAAAGTATTGGTGTGAAGGATGAAAAGAATGATGAGTTTGTTGCTCCAAGTAGTGTTATGTGTCATTCTTTTCGAGGCATGGATGAAGCTGTCAGTAGACAGTCTTCTTTTAGTGCTGATGATCACTTTTTTGAGAAAGACTTCAAGCAGTCTGGTTTTGGTATATCAACACAGAATCTTGGTAACTCATTGGATAATGAAGAAGTCACGATTGGTGCATGTAAGAGAGCTTGTCTTTCTCAAGATATTAAGCATGGAAGTTCCACATCCCCTGTTGATGGACAATCTGTGAATTCAAATGCCTATTCTCAAGGTGCTCAGTCATTCACTTCATGCAAGAGTCAGGGTTACATGAAGGATATAGTCACTCATTCTAAGAGCATGCACCCTTCGAAAGTCAGCCCTgaatcaattcatagtaactTCTCTGACAAATCCCCTGCAGATGATGACGTTGATGTATGTATTATTGAACATATCAGTCATCCTGCACCCTCAAGTCGCTCTTCAGTGGTTAGCAATACTAATTACGCTGCGCCCATGAAACGGTCTCCAGCACTTGGAAATACTGTTGTTAATTCACAACAATTGATGCCGAGTGATCATTACGGAGGAGTGGGAGGCATGAGATTCAAGACACGAGATGAACAATTGGTTTTGAGAGTAGCATTGCAG GACCTTTCACAGCCCAAGTCAGAAGCTATTCCACCAGATGGACTTTTGGCAGTTCCTCTGTTACGACATCAG AGAATTGCATTGTCATGGATGGTTCAGAAAGAGACAGCTAGTTTGCACTGTTCTGGAGGAATTCTTGCGGATGATCAG GGATTAGGAAAGACAATATCGACAATTGCACTTATACTTAAGGAAAGGCCTTCATATGGAGCTTGTCAAGATGTAAAAAAGCAAAAGCTGGAAACTCTGGATTTGGACAATGATAATGATATGCATTTTGAGCTTGGTGGAAGGAAGCAACATGCTGATGCCCATGAAGTTATTTCAAATGGAACTCCAAACGAGAGCATAAAACCTTTGATACAAGCAAAGGGAAGGCCAGCTGCTGGAACACTTGTTGTTTGTCCCACGAGTGTCCTCCGGCAATGGGCCGAGGAGTTGCAGAATAAGGTAACTGAAAAAGCTAATCTCTCGGTGCTAGTTTACCATGGAAGCAACCGGACAAGGGATCCTTTGGAGCTGGCTAAGCATGATGTTGTCCTCACAACTTATTCAATTGTCAGCATGGAGGTTCCTAAGCAACCTCTTGTTGATGACGATGATGAGGAGAAAGGAAACCGAGACGAGTACGATGGTCCACATTCCAGTAAGAAAAGGAAATACCCTCAAAGTTCCTCAAATAAAGGTTCAAAAGGTAAGAAGGGATTAGAAAGTGCTGTGCTCGAGTCTGTTGCTCGCCCTCTTGCTAAGGTTGCATGGTTTAGGGTTGTTCTGGATGAGGCTCAAAGTATTAAGAATCACAGAACTCAAGTAGCTAGGGCCTGTTGGGGTCTTCGCGCTAAACGTAGGTGGTGCTTATCAGGCACTCCTATCCAGAATGCAATTGATGACCTTTATAGCTACTTCAGATTTCTCAAATATGACCCTTATGCTGTATACAAGTCATTTATCTCTACAATTAAGGTCCCAATTAGTAGGAATCCAACAAAAGGGTACAGAAAACTTCAAGCTGTCCTGAAGACAATTATGTTACGCCGCACAAAAG GCACACTTCTTGATGGAGAACCAATTGTTAATTTACCACCTAAATCCATAGAATTGAAAAGAGTGGAGTTTTCGAAGGAAGAACGAGATTTCTACTCAAGGCTAGAGGCTGATTCACGTGCTCAGTTTGAA GAATATGCAGCTGCGGGAACTGTCAAACAAAATTATGTTAACATTTTGTTGATGCTTTTGCGTCTTCGACAAGCTTGTGATCACCCTCTTCTTGTTAGACGGTATGATTCAAATTCTTTATGGAGATCTTCAGTTGAGAAGGCAAAGAAACTTCCTCTTGATAAACAACAATCCCTTCTGAATTGCTTAGAAGCTTCTTTGGCGATATGTGGCATCTGCAGT gaTCCACCTGAAGATGCTGTTGTTTCCGAATGTGGTCATGTCTTCTGTAGCCAATGCATTAATGAACATCTCACCGGTGATGATAACCAGTGCCCAAACACAAATTGCAAAGTTCGACTCCACGCTTCTTCAGTGTTTTCAAAAGCCACTTTGAACAGTTCTCTTTCTGACCAGACTAATCCAGAAAGCATTGGTTCTGAAGTTTTTGATGCTGTAGAGACTTTCTACGAGGATCGCTCGTACAATTCTTCCAAGATTAAGGCTGCTCTTGAGGTTCTGTGCTCAATGTGTAAACCACAGGGTTGCATTTCTGGAAATAGTTGCTTAGAGGACAGAGTTGATCGAAATGCCAGCTGTTCTGAAAATTCTTCCGATATTTCTGTGGTTGAACCACTTGAGGACGTTCCTAAGAGTCAGAAATTGGATGTGGTGGTGGGCTCTAAGAATACAAAGAAGGTAGTTAGAGAGAAAGCAATAGTCTTTTCACAGTGGACGAGGATGCTGGACTTGCTTGAAGCATGTCTTAAAACATCTTCCATTGAGTACAGAAGACTCGATGGAACAATGTCAGTAACAGCTAGGGATAAAGCTGTCAAGGATTTTAACACCCTTCCAGAG GTGACAGTCATGATTATGTCTTTGAAAGCAGCTAGTCTTGGTCTCAACATGGTTGCAGCTTGTCATGTTCTTCTTTTGGACCTTTGGTGGAATCCTACCACAGAAGATCAAGCAATTGATAGAGCTCATCGGATTGGGCAGACCCGTCCTGTTACAGTTTTGCGTTTGACTGTTAAAGACACCGTTGAAGATCGTATTTTAGCCCTTCAG caaaagaagagagagatggttGCGTCTGCATTTGGAGAGGATAAAACGGGTGGTGGACAGACTCGCCTGACAGTAGAGGATCTTAAGTACCTGTTTATGATGTGA
- the LOC126585692 gene encoding helicase-like transcription factor CHR28 isoform X2, with the protein MGPGAWNHLYSSEASHSGAGGPDGSFDYKGNHEMNFDYKEMQPSANTGSLGHTYSMSLKDWISLVPSDETCFTERVAVSQPCSMSSSFSEGHANHVLDHRDLNVLQREVDVPGKAESEYALQCLDIENMGLRSRTYFTLGQNTTETLGPSENNSCTSMEICSTLCQNSDVFSDPYTAMCGMSLDNTYFTDVLMHHSPTSYYFPSNEEMMANVKDESGEFPADSSCSTSKMNLNGQEVITGRSVFEPSMIDVLDGKEWNLRYGKCMSAISGNSSFDADSFPVDNKASVEPLSSTQTYMSSKKESIGVKDEKNDEFVAPSSVMCHSFRGMDEAVSRQSSFSADDHFFEKDFKQSGFGISTQNLGNSLDNEEVTIGACKRACLSQDIKHGSSTSPVDGQSVNSNAYSQGAQSFTSCKSQGYMKDIVTHSKSMHPSKVSPESIHSNFSDKSPADDDVDVCIIEHISHPAPSSRSSVVSNTNYAAPMKRSPALGNTVVNSQQLMPSDHYGGVGGMRFKTRDEQLVLRVALQDLSQPKSEAIPPDGLLAVPLLRHQRIALSWMVQKETASLHCSGGILADDQGLGKTISTIALILKERPSYGACQDVKKQKLETLDLDNDNDMHFELGGRKQHADAHEVISNGTPNESIKPLIQAKGRPAAGTLVVCPTSVLRQWAEELQNKVTEKANLSVLVYHGSNRTRDPLELAKHDVVLTTYSIVSMEVPKQPLVDDDDEEKGNRDEYDGPHSSKKRKYPQSSSNKGSKGKKGLESAVLESVARPLAKVAWFRVVLDEAQSIKNHRTQVARACWGLRAKRRWCLSGTPIQNAIDDLYSYFRFLKYDPYAVYKSFISTIKVPISRNPTKGYRKLQAVLKTIMLRRTKGTLLDGEPIVNLPPKSIELKRVEFSKEERDFYSRLEADSRAQFEEYAAAGTVKQNYVNILLMLLRLRQACDHPLLVRRYDSNSLWRSSVEKAKKLPLDKQQSLLNCLEASLAICGICSDPPEDAVVSECGHVFCSQCINEHLTGDDNQCPNTNCKVRLHASSVFSKATLNSSLSDQTNPESIGSEVFDAVETFYEDRSYNSSKIKAALEVLCSMCKPQGCISGNSCLEDRVDRNASCSENSSDISVVEPLEDVPKSQKLDVVVGSKNTKKVVREKAIVFSQWTRMLDLLEACLKTSSIEYRRLDGTMSVTARDKAVKDFNTLPEVTVMIMSLKAASLGLNMVAACHVLLLDLWWNPTTEDQAIDRAHRIGQTRPVTVLRLTVKDTVEDRILALQQKKREMVASAFGEDKTGGGQTRLTVEDLKYLFMM; encoded by the exons ATGGGTCCAGGTGCGTGGAATCATCTGTACAGCTCAGAAGCTTCGCACTCTGGGGCAGGGGGTCCTGATGGCTCTTTTGATTATAAAGGGAACCATGAAATGAATTTTGATTACAAAGAAATGCAACCATCAGCAAACACTGGTTCTCTGGGGCATACATACTCTATGAGTCTTAAAGACTGGATTTCCTTGGTTCCAAGCGATGAGACTTGCTTTACAGAGAGGGTTGCAGTTTCACAGCCATGTAGTATGTCGTCTAGTTTTTCTGAAGGGCATGCCAACCATGTTTTGGACCACAGAGATCTGAATGTCCTGCAGAGGGAAGTTGATGTGCCTGGGAAAGCTGAATCTGAAT ATGCTTTGCAGTGCCTCGATATCGAGAACATGGGCTTACGTTCCAGAACCTATTTCACTTTGGGACAAAATACCACGGAAACCTTAGGGCCATCTGAAAATAATTCCTGCACTTCTATGGAAATATGCTCTACTCTCTGTCAAAATTCTGATGTTTTCAGTGACCCTTATACTGCTATGTGTGGCATGAGCTTAGATAATACATATTTCACTGATGTCTTAATGCATCATAGTCCTACCAGTTATTATTTTCCGAGTAATGAAGAAATGATGGCTAATGTGAAGGATGAATCAGGGGAGTTTCCAGCTGATAGTTCATGCTCAACTAGCAAGATGAATTTAAATGGTCAGGAGGTGATAACTGGTAGATCTGTTTTTGAGCCGTCAATGATTGATGTTTTAGATGGAAAGGAGTGGAATTTGAGATATGGTAAGTGTATGTCAGCAATCAGTGGAAATTCTTCATTCGATGCTGACTCTTTTCCTGTTGACAATAAGGCATCAGTTGAGCCTTTGAGTTCTACTCAGACATACATGTCAAGCAAAAAGGAAAGTATTGGTGTGAAGGATGAAAAGAATGATGAGTTTGTTGCTCCAAGTAGTGTTATGTGTCATTCTTTTCGAGGCATGGATGAAGCTGTCAGTAGACAGTCTTCTTTTAGTGCTGATGATCACTTTTTTGAGAAAGACTTCAAGCAGTCTGGTTTTGGTATATCAACACAGAATCTTGGTAACTCATTGGATAATGAAGAAGTCACGATTGGTGCATGTAAGAGAGCTTGTCTTTCTCAAGATATTAAGCATGGAAGTTCCACATCCCCTGTTGATGGACAATCTGTGAATTCAAATGCCTATTCTCAAGGTGCTCAGTCATTCACTTCATGCAAGAGTCAGGGTTACATGAAGGATATAGTCACTCATTCTAAGAGCATGCACCCTTCGAAAGTCAGCCCTgaatcaattcatagtaactTCTCTGACAAATCCCCTGCAGATGATGACGTTGATGTATGTATTATTGAACATATCAGTCATCCTGCACCCTCAAGTCGCTCTTCAGTGGTTAGCAATACTAATTACGCTGCGCCCATGAAACGGTCTCCAGCACTTGGAAATACTGTTGTTAATTCACAACAATTGATGCCGAGTGATCATTACGGAGGAGTGGGAGGCATGAGATTCAAGACACGAGATGAACAATTGGTTTTGAGAGTAGCATTGCAG GACCTTTCACAGCCCAAGTCAGAAGCTATTCCACCAGATGGACTTTTGGCAGTTCCTCTGTTACGACATCAG AGAATTGCATTGTCATGGATGGTTCAGAAAGAGACAGCTAGTTTGCACTGTTCTGGAGGAATTCTTGCGGATGATCAG GGATTAGGAAAGACAATATCGACAATTGCACTTATACTTAAGGAAAGGCCTTCATATGGAGCTTGTCAAGATGTAAAAAAGCAAAAGCTGGAAACTCTGGATTTGGACAATGATAATGATATGCATTTTGAGCTTGGTGGAAGGAAGCAACATGCTGATGCCCATGAAGTTATTTCAAATGGAACTCCAAACGAGAGCATAAAACCTTTGATACAAGCAAAGGGAAGGCCAGCTGCTGGAACACTTGTTGTTTGTCCCACGAGTGTCCTCCGGCAATGGGCCGAGGAGTTGCAGAATAAGGTAACTGAAAAAGCTAATCTCTCGGTGCTAGTTTACCATGGAAGCAACCGGACAAGGGATCCTTTGGAGCTGGCTAAGCATGATGTTGTCCTCACAACTTATTCAATTGTCAGCATGGAGGTTCCTAAGCAACCTCTTGTTGATGACGATGATGAGGAGAAAGGAAACCGAGACGAGTACGATGGTCCACATTCCAGTAAGAAAAGGAAATACCCTCAAAGTTCCTCAAATAAAGGTTCAAAAGGTAAGAAGGGATTAGAAAGTGCTGTGCTCGAGTCTGTTGCTCGCCCTCTTGCTAAGGTTGCATGGTTTAGGGTTGTTCTGGATGAGGCTCAAAGTATTAAGAATCACAGAACTCAAGTAGCTAGGGCCTGTTGGGGTCTTCGCGCTAAACGTAGGTGGTGCTTATCAGGCACTCCTATCCAGAATGCAATTGATGACCTTTATAGCTACTTCAGATTTCTCAAATATGACCCTTATGCTGTATACAAGTCATTTATCTCTACAATTAAGGTCCCAATTAGTAGGAATCCAACAAAAGGGTACAGAAAACTTCAAGCTGTCCTGAAGACAATTATGTTACGCCGCACAAAAG GCACACTTCTTGATGGAGAACCAATTGTTAATTTACCACCTAAATCCATAGAATTGAAAAGAGTGGAGTTTTCGAAGGAAGAACGAGATTTCTACTCAAGGCTAGAGGCTGATTCACGTGCTCAGTTTGAA GAATATGCAGCTGCGGGAACTGTCAAACAAAATTATGTTAACATTTTGTTGATGCTTTTGCGTCTTCGACAAGCTTGTGATCACCCTCTTCTTGTTAGACGGTATGATTCAAATTCTTTATGGAGATCTTCAGTTGAGAAGGCAAAGAAACTTCCTCTTGATAAACAACAATCCCTTCTGAATTGCTTAGAAGCTTCTTTGGCGATATGTGGCATCTGCAGT gaTCCACCTGAAGATGCTGTTGTTTCCGAATGTGGTCATGTCTTCTGTAGCCAATGCATTAATGAACATCTCACCGGTGATGATAACCAGTGCCCAAACACAAATTGCAAAGTTCGACTCCACGCTTCTTCAGTGTTTTCAAAAGCCACTTTGAACAGTTCTCTTTCTGACCAGACTAATCCAGAAAGCATTGGTTCTGAAGTTTTTGATGCTGTAGAGACTTTCTACGAGGATCGCTCGTACAATTCTTCCAAGATTAAGGCTGCTCTTGAGGTTCTGTGCTCAATGTGTAAACCACAGGGTTGCATTTCTGGAAATAGTTGCTTAGAGGACAGAGTTGATCGAAATGCCAGCTGTTCTGAAAATTCTTCCGATATTTCTGTGGTTGAACCACTTGAGGACGTTCCTAAGAGTCAGAAATTGGATGTGGTGGTGGGCTCTAAGAATACAAAGAAGGTAGTTAGAGAGAAAGCAATAGTCTTTTCACAGTGGACGAGGATGCTGGACTTGCTTGAAGCATGTCTTAAAACATCTTCCATTGAGTACAGAAGACTCGATGGAACAATGTCAGTAACAGCTAGGGATAAAGCTGTCAAGGATTTTAACACCCTTCCAGAG GTGACAGTCATGATTATGTCTTTGAAAGCAGCTAGTCTTGGTCTCAACATGGTTGCAGCTTGTCATGTTCTTCTTTTGGACCTTTGGTGGAATCCTACCACAGAAGATCAAGCAATTGATAGAGCTCATCGGATTGGGCAGACCCGTCCTGTTACAGTTTTGCGTTTGACTGTTAAAGACACCGTTGAAGATCGTATTTTAGCCCTTCAG caaaagaagagagagatggttGCGTCTGCATTTGGAGAGGATAAAACGGGTGGTGGACAGACTCGCCTGACAGTAGAGGATCTTAAGTACCTGTTTATGATGTGA
- the LOC126585693 gene encoding caffeoylshikimate esterase-like yields MEELESVTTTSRTQSGQPESQPRAQLPHYWGTTPEQEYYNLQGIKSSKSFYTSPRGLKLFTRQWLPLRRPRGIIFMVHGYGNDISWTFQATPIFLAQNGFACIALDLEGHGGSDGLRAFVPDVGLVVNDCLSFFNLVKQQDPQFQGLPCFLYGESMGGAICLLIHFAAPEAFHGAILVAPMCKISDKVKPGWPIPEILTFVAGYLPRLAIVPTADLMGKSVKVEEKKIVADMNPSRYRGKPRLGTVVELLRVTQHVSERLGDVSLPFIVLHGSADVVTDPEVSRALYAAAKSEDKTLKIYEGMMHSLLFGETDENVEVVRGDILGWLNHRCGGGGRGGERDE; encoded by the coding sequence ATGGAGGAGCTAGAAAGCGTCACCACCACCAGCCGGACCCAATCGGGCCAACCCGAATCCCAACCCCGAGCCCAGCTCCCCCACTACTGGGGcaccacaccagagcaagaatactACAATCTCCAGGGCATCAAATCCTCCAAATCCTTCTACACCTCCCCAAGAGGCCTCAAGCTCTTCACCCGCCAATGGCTCCCCCTCCGCCGTCCTCGTGGTATCATCTTCATGGTCCACGGGTACGGCAACGACATCAGCTGGACCTTCCAAGCCACCCCGATCTTCCTCGCCCAAAACGGTTTTGCCTGCATCGCTCTCGACCTCGAGGGCCACGGCGGCTCCGACGGGCTCCGCGCCTTCGTCCCCGACGTTGGCCTCGTGGTCAACGACTGCCTCTCGTTCTTCAATTTGGTCAAACAGCAGGACCCCCAATTTCAGGGACTCCCCTGTTTCTTATACGGCGAGTCCATGGGCGGCGCGATTTGCCTCCTCATCCACTTCGCCGCCCCGGAGGCGTTCCATGGCGCGATCTTGGTTGCCCCCATGTGTAAAATCTCCGATAAAGTAAAACCCGGATGGCCGATTCCGGAAATTCTGACGTTCGTGGCGGGATACTTGCCGAGATTGGCGATCGTCCCGACCGCCGACCTGATGGGGAAGTCCGTTAAGGTGGAGGAGAAGAAGATCGTGGCCGATATGAATCCGTCGAGATACCGGGGGAAGCCGAGGCTGGGGACGGTAGTGGAACTGCTGAGAGTGACGCAGCACGTGAGCGAGAGATTGGGGGATGTGAGTCTTCCGTTTATTGTGTTGCACGGCAGCGCAGATGTGGTGACGGACCCGGAGGTGAGCAGGGCGTTGTATGCGGCGGCGAAGAGCGAGGATAAGACGTTGAAGATTTATGAGGGGATGATGCATTCGCTGCTGTTTGGGGAGACTGATGAGAATGTGGAGGTTGTGAGGGGAGATATTTTGGGTTGGTTGAATCATCGGTGCGGAGGAGGCGGCCGCGGCGGCGAAAGAGATGAATGA